A genomic segment from Streptomyces antibioticus encodes:
- a CDS encoding segregation and condensation protein A: MVAEVRSAPEVAPAPAADPSSEPRPEAGVVPGAEWAGQAGPGVESGKVSEAKSGAGTRPGPEGESAAGAASIRESAPPLEATGLAAEPELVGVSPAGTGADVPDGVFKVRLANFEGPFDLLLQLISKHKLDVTEVALSKVTDEFMAHIRAMGSDWDLDQTTEFLVVAATLLDLKAARLLPAAEVEDEADLALLEARDLLFARLLQYRAYKQVADIFTHRLDVEARRYPRTVGLEPHHAELLPDVVISIGPEGFARLAVKAMQPRPKPQVYVDHIHAPLVSVQEQAVFVVARLRELGEASFRTLVADTDDTLTVVARFLALLELYREKAVALDQETALGELLVRWTGGESGETPVVTDEFDRPPEEPEKEKKP; this comes from the coding sequence CTGGTCGCCGAGGTCAGGTCGGCCCCTGAAGTCGCTCCAGCGCCCGCAGCAGACCCCTCGTCCGAGCCGCGCCCTGAGGCCGGGGTGGTCCCCGGGGCCGAGTGGGCCGGTCAGGCTGGGCCGGGTGTCGAGTCCGGGAAAGTTTCTGAGGCCAAGTCGGGTGCGGGGACCAGGCCGGGCCCCGAGGGCGAGTCGGCCGCTGGAGCCGCGTCGATCCGCGAGTCCGCACCGCCCCTGGAGGCCACCGGCCTGGCTGCCGAGCCCGAGCTGGTCGGGGTGTCCCCGGCGGGCACTGGTGCCGATGTGCCCGACGGTGTTTTCAAGGTTCGGTTGGCGAACTTCGAGGGGCCGTTCGATCTGTTGCTTCAGCTCATTTCCAAGCACAAGTTGGATGTCACCGAGGTCGCGCTGTCCAAGGTGACCGATGAGTTCATGGCGCACATCCGGGCGATGGGGTCCGACTGGGATCTGGATCAGACGACCGAGTTCCTCGTGGTCGCGGCCACGCTGCTCGATCTGAAGGCGGCGCGGTTGCTGCCCGCCGCCGAGGTGGAGGACGAGGCCGATCTCGCGTTGCTGGAGGCGCGGGACCTGTTGTTCGCGCGGCTGCTCCAGTACCGGGCGTACAAGCAGGTCGCCGACATCTTCACGCATCGGCTCGACGTGGAAGCCCGGCGCTACCCCCGTACCGTCGGGCTCGAACCGCATCACGCCGAGCTGCTGCCCGACGTGGTCATCAGCATCGGCCCGGAGGGCTTCGCGCGGCTCGCGGTCAAGGCGATGCAGCCCCGGCCCAAGCCGCAGGTGTACGTCGACCACATCCACGCGCCGCTGGTCAGCGTGCAGGAACAGGCCGTGTTCGTGGTCGCGCGGCTGCGGGAGCTGGGCGAGGCCAGCTTCCGGACGCTGGTGGCGGACACCGACGACACCCTCACCGTCGTCGCCCGGTTCCTGGCGCTGCTGGAGCTGTACCGGGAGAAGGCGGTCGCCCTGGACCAGGAGACCGCGCTCGGGGAACTGCTGGTGCGCTGGACCGGAGGGGAGAGCGGCGAGACCCCGGTGGTCACCGACGAGTTCGACCGGCCGCCCGAAGAGCCCGAGAAGGAGAAGAAGCCGTGA